TCTGCTGTAAAACGGAAAAGAGGAGAAAATTACAATTTGCTGAATACTTGTAGTGAGATTCTGTTGCTTAACGGGGAGGGCAATACGTGGGTACCATATGTATCGGGGAAAAAGAAATAGAGGTAATCCTTAATTCCACTCACGAAGGAATTATAGCAGTAAATCGAGAGGGTAAGATTACTGTTTTCAACCAGGCGGCAGAAAAGCTGATTGGAGTTTCGGCGGAAGAAGCTCTGGGTAGAGACGTAACCGAGGTGGTCCCCAACACCCGGTTGCCGGTAGTGTTAAAAACCGGGAAGGCTGAACTAAACCAGCAGCAGCGGATTGGTGATACTATGATCCTTACCAACCGGGTTCCGGTTCGAGATGAGAACGGTGCGGTGGTGGGCGTAGTAGCCGTTTTCCGGGATATAAGCGAAATCGTTGCCCTGGCGGAACGAATTACCAGGCTACGGGAAACCCAAATGCTGCTCGAGGCCATTATCAACTCTACTCAAGATGCCATCTCCGTAGTTGATGAAAGCGGTTTGCAGATTATGATAAATCCGGCTTATACGCAACTGACAGGACTTACGGAAAAAGATGTGTTGGGCAAGCCGGCAACGGTTGACATTGCCGAGGGAGAAAGTATGCATATGCGTGTGTTGAAGACACGGCAGCCGGTGCGGGCCGTGCCGATGAAGGTGGGCCCCAAACGGCGGGAGGTGCTGGTTGATGCAGCTCCGATTATTGTTAACAACGAACTGAAGGGCAGCGTTGCGGTTATCCATGACATTTCTGAGATTCGGCGGTTATCGGAGGAACTGGAGCGGGCCAGACGGCTTATCCGGCATCTGGAGGCTAAGTATACCTTTGATGATATTGTGGGGGTAAGCGTAGAAATCCGGGAGGCTATTGAGCAGGCCAAAAAGGCGGCTGAAACTCCGGCCACAGTCGTATTACGGGGAGAAAGCGGTACGGGGAAAGAGTTGTTTGCCCATGCTATTCATCAGGCCAGCAAACGTTCTCACGGGCCGTTTATCCGGGTCAGTTGTGCTGCCATTCCGGATACCCTGTTGGAAAGCGAGCTCTTCGGCTATGTGGAAGGAGCCTTTACTGGAGCCCGGCGGGGTGGACGGCGGGGCTATTTTCAAGAAGCCAGCGGAGGTACCCTGTTTCTAGATGAAATTGGCGAGATGGGCCTGGGCGTTCAATCTAAGTTATTGCGGGTTCTGCAGGAAAAAGAAGTGGTACCGGTAGGGGATTCCAAGCCAGTTCCCGTGGATGTAAGGGTGATCGCCGCTACCAATGCGAATCTGGAGGAACTGGTGAAAAAAGGGAAGTTTCGGGAAGACTTATATTACCGGTTAAACGTGATTACCATCAATATCCCCCCGTTACGCTATCGCAAGCAGGACATTCCCCACCTGGTCCATTATTTGCTCCGTAAATTCAACCAGGAATACGGTCGCAACGTACAGGAAATATCACCGGAAGCACTGCAACGTTTTCTTGATTATTCCTGGCCGGGTAATGTGCGCGAATTGGAGAATGTATTGAGCCGGGCCATAATTAATATGAAGGTAGGAGAAACCCGGATAGAGGCTTACCATTTGCCTCCCCTCGGCGGGCCGCTAGTTTCGTATACCGGTGAAGACAGTGCAACTTCCCTACCTGCCGGTTTCGGCGGGGAGAGCCTGAGTCAGATGCGAGATCGTTGGGAAAAAGAGGTAATACAAAGGGCACTGGGGCAGACGGGGGGTAATAAAACAGCTGCGGCCCGGTTATTGCGCATATCGATCAGGAGTTTGTATAATAAACTTGAAAAACATGGTCTCAAATAAAACCTGTAAAAAATTGCATGCATTGATATGCATATTTTTATAGGAATATGCAGAGTAGATATGTTAGCGGTAATAAGCTAGATCCCGAAAACATTGGTTTTTCGGGATTTTTTAATTTTGCCATCGGCGGAGAATATGGCATCATTCTTGCGTTTTCAAGTTGGCAGGCAGTAATAAAACTAAGGAGGGGTTACCCGTGAGAATATTTGAATACTTTGAAAAAGAACCCTATGAACAGGTGGTTTACGGGTATGATACGGCTTCGGGACTTAAGACTATCATTGCCATTCACAATACGACACTAGGCCCCGCTCTGGGGGGTGTCAGGATGTGGCCTTATGCTTCGGAAGAGGAAGCACTGGTAGATGTATTACGTTTGTCCCGGGCCATGACTTACAAGGCGGCAGCGGCAGACATGAATTTAGGTGGCGGTAAGGCGGTCATTATAGGTGATCCTCGCCGGGACAAGACAGAAAAACTGTTGAGGGCATATGGACGGTTCGTGGACAGCCTGGGCGGGCGTTATATTACCGCGGAGGATGTGGGCGTGGGTAAAGAAGATATGGATATTATCAAAAGAGAAACCGGGTATGTGGTGGGGGTTACGGGTGGTAGCGGCGATCCATCTCCTTTTACCGCCTATGGGGTCTGGTTAGGAATGAAAGCTGCGGTAAAAGAAGTGTATGGTAAGGAGTCCCTGGAGGGTCTTACCATTGCCGTGCAGGGGCTGGGAAAGGTAGGCTGTTGTTTATGTCGGCACTTGTACCGGGATGGCGCCAGGCTGGTGGTAACCGATATTAACCACGAGGCAGTCAAGAAGGCCGTAAAAGAGTTTGGAGCAGAAGCCGTTAACCCGGAGGAAATTTACGGAGTTAAATGTGATATTTTTGCTCCGTGTGCCCTGGGGGCGGTGGTTAACGACGCTACCATACCCCGGTTTAACTGTAAAATCATTGCGGGCTGTGCGAACAATGTTTTAGAAGATGATCAGCACGGAGATTTTCTCCATGATATGGGTATACTATACGTGCCCGATTACATCATCAATGCCGGTGGTTTGATTAACGTGGCGGAGGAACTTGGCGGATATAACCGGCAGCGGGCTTTAGACAAGATAAACAGGATTTATAACACGGTTAAGGAAGTAATTTCTCTGGCCAAGGGGAAAGGTATTCCGCCGTACCAGGCGGCAGACATGATCGTGCGGGAAAGAATTGGCCGTGCCAAGCATGTGCCCGGCGTCTGCCAGAGGGGGGATATGGTTGGCTAGCAAAGGGAAGTTAACGTTGTTTCGCGATTATTGCAAAGGGTGCGGTCTTTGTACTGCTTTCTGCCCTCGAGGAATTTTAATCTTGGATAAAGATATAAATATGCTCGGTTATCACCCGGTAACTGTAACAGACATGGATAAATGTAGCGGTTGTGCGCTGTGCGCCAGAATGTGTCCCGATCTCGTGATTCAGGTAGAAAGGGTGAGCTGAAGTGACCAGAAGATTGATGAAGGGTAACGAAGCGATTGGGGCGGCGGCTCTTGCTGCCGGATGCCGGTATTTTTTCGGGTACCCTATTACACCGCAGACGGAGTTACCCGAATACCTGGCCAGAAGATTGCCGGAGGCAGGAGGGGTATTTCTCCAGGCAGAGAGTGAAATAGCAGCCATCAATATGGTATACGGAGCTGCCGCTGCGGGGGCCAGGGTAATGACATCTTCTTCCAGCCCGGGCATCAGCTTGAAAACGGAAGGGATTTCCTATCTTGCTGCGGCGGAGTTGCCATGCGTCATCGTCAATATAATGCGGGGAGGCCCTGGGCTGGGAGGAATCCAGCCGGCTCAATCTGACTATTTTCAGGCTACCAAGGGAGGCGGCCATGGAGATTACCGGATAATTGTATTAGCTCCTGCTTCTGTACAGGAAATTATTGACCTGACCCGGCTGGCTTTTGAGCTGGCCGATCTATACCGTAATCCGGTCATGATTTTAGGAGATGGTCTTTTGGGTCAGATGATGGAGGCAGTGGAGTTTAACGAAGAAGACGATAAAGGGAACAGGCCGATTCCCAAAACTTGGGCGACCACCGGTTGTAAAGGGCG
The sequence above is a segment of the Calderihabitans maritimus genome. Coding sequences within it:
- a CDS encoding sigma-54 interaction domain-containing protein, which produces MGTICIGEKEIEVILNSTHEGIIAVNREGKITVFNQAAEKLIGVSAEEALGRDVTEVVPNTRLPVVLKTGKAELNQQQRIGDTMILTNRVPVRDENGAVVGVVAVFRDISEIVALAERITRLRETQMLLEAIINSTQDAISVVDESGLQIMINPAYTQLTGLTEKDVLGKPATVDIAEGESMHMRVLKTRQPVRAVPMKVGPKRREVLVDAAPIIVNNELKGSVAVIHDISEIRRLSEELERARRLIRHLEAKYTFDDIVGVSVEIREAIEQAKKAAETPATVVLRGESGTGKELFAHAIHQASKRSHGPFIRVSCAAIPDTLLESELFGYVEGAFTGARRGGRRGYFQEASGGTLFLDEIGEMGLGVQSKLLRVLQEKEVVPVGDSKPVPVDVRVIAATNANLEELVKKGKFREDLYYRLNVITINIPPLRYRKQDIPHLVHYLLRKFNQEYGRNVQEISPEALQRFLDYSWPGNVRELENVLSRAIINMKVGETRIEAYHLPPLGGPLVSYTGEDSATSLPAGFGGESLSQMRDRWEKEVIQRALGQTGGNKTAAARLLRISIRSLYNKLEKHGLK
- a CDS encoding Glu/Leu/Phe/Val dehydrogenase dimerization domain-containing protein; amino-acid sequence: MRIFEYFEKEPYEQVVYGYDTASGLKTIIAIHNTTLGPALGGVRMWPYASEEEALVDVLRLSRAMTYKAAAADMNLGGGKAVIIGDPRRDKTEKLLRAYGRFVDSLGGRYITAEDVGVGKEDMDIIKRETGYVVGVTGGSGDPSPFTAYGVWLGMKAAVKEVYGKESLEGLTIAVQGLGKVGCCLCRHLYRDGARLVVTDINHEAVKKAVKEFGAEAVNPEEIYGVKCDIFAPCALGAVVNDATIPRFNCKIIAGCANNVLEDDQHGDFLHDMGILYVPDYIINAGGLINVAEELGGYNRQRALDKINRIYNTVKEVISLAKGKGIPPYQAADMIVRERIGRAKHVPGVCQRGDMVG
- a CDS encoding 4Fe-4S binding protein, which translates into the protein MASKGKLTLFRDYCKGCGLCTAFCPRGILILDKDINMLGYHPVTVTDMDKCSGCALCARMCPDLVIQVERVS
- a CDS encoding 3-methyl-2-oxobutanoate dehydrogenase subunit VorB is translated as MTRRLMKGNEAIGAAALAAGCRYFFGYPITPQTELPEYLARRLPEAGGVFLQAESEIAAINMVYGAAAAGARVMTSSSSPGISLKTEGISYLAAAELPCVIVNIMRGGPGLGGIQPAQSDYFQATKGGGHGDYRIIVLAPASVQEIIDLTRLAFELADLYRNPVMILGDGLLGQMMEAVEFNEEDDKGNRPIPKTWATTGCKGRKKNIINSLYLDPAELEQHNLHLQEKYREIVQKEQRAEEYLTRDAEIITVAFGTAARIVKEAVVSARARGIKVGLLRPITLWPFPENALKRSLQRARAILTVEMNAGQMVEDVKLAVEGKVPVYFYGRTGGILPDSRTVLKEIQRVGGYDYEDSLSKAESLVGG